A window from Burkholderiales bacterium encodes these proteins:
- a CDS encoding tripartite tricarboxylate transporter permease, which produces MDAFFLLLHGFDVLLTPANLGYMVVGILFGVLLGFLPGVGGANGIAILLPLTFSMSNTTAIIMLAAIYWGALFGGCISAILFNIPGEPWSVATTFDGYPLAQQGRAGEALTASLSSSFIGALIATIVLTFLAPIVANFALDFGPPEYFSVYLLTFCSFVGLGRQSPSKVISSMMLGFAFASVGTDEITGGIRLTFGTETLLTGFHFLIAVIGLFGIGEILVTIEKGLHFEGRSAKISPFVVWQTWKKLPKYWITIIRGTAVGIWLGVTPGGATPASFMSYGLAKRFSPDGDKFGTGVLEGVVAPETAAHSAGTSALLPMLTLGIPGSPTAAVLLGGLLIWGLQPGPLLFVEHKDFVWGLIASIYLGNLVGLAIVLSTVPLWASIMRVPFSIIAPIIIVVCAIGSYTLSNAQADLIFMVMFGIIGYLFKKLDYPLAPMVLAIVLGGHAERSFRQAMIGSQGDLSIFWSNGLVGTITALSMLMLFWPLISMMWRKIQAAARSGAFS; this is translated from the coding sequence TTGGACGCTTTCTTTTTGTTGCTGCACGGCTTCGACGTGCTGTTGACGCCCGCCAATCTGGGCTACATGGTCGTAGGCATTCTGTTCGGCGTCCTGCTTGGCTTCCTGCCCGGGGTCGGCGGCGCTAACGGTATCGCTATCCTGCTGCCGCTGACATTCTCGATGTCCAACACCACGGCTATTATTATGTTGGCGGCGATCTACTGGGGCGCGCTGTTTGGCGGCTGTATCAGCGCCATCCTGTTCAACATCCCCGGCGAACCATGGTCGGTGGCCACCACTTTCGACGGTTATCCGCTCGCCCAGCAGGGCCGCGCCGGCGAGGCACTGACGGCCTCGCTTAGTTCGTCATTCATCGGCGCGCTGATCGCCACTATTGTGCTCACCTTCCTGGCGCCAATTGTCGCCAATTTCGCGCTCGATTTTGGTCCACCCGAATACTTCTCGGTCTATTTGCTGACGTTCTGCAGTTTCGTGGGCCTGGGTCGGCAATCGCCGTCTAAGGTCATCTCGAGCATGATGCTCGGCTTCGCCTTTGCCAGCGTCGGCACCGATGAAATCACTGGGGGTATACGTCTGACTTTCGGTACCGAGACGCTGCTGACCGGTTTTCACTTCCTGATCGCGGTCATCGGCCTGTTCGGCATCGGCGAGATCCTGGTGACGATCGAGAAGGGATTACATTTCGAGGGCCGCAGCGCCAAGATCAGCCCGTTCGTCGTGTGGCAGACCTGGAAAAAGCTGCCGAAATACTGGATCACCATCATCCGCGGCACGGCAGTTGGTATCTGGCTCGGTGTCACGCCGGGCGGCGCGACACCGGCGTCGTTCATGAGCTATGGCTTGGCCAAGCGCTTTTCGCCTGACGGCGACAAATTCGGCACCGGGGTCCTGGAAGGCGTGGTGGCACCCGAGACCGCGGCACATTCTGCCGGCACTAGCGCGCTGCTGCCGATGCTTACGCTCGGCATTCCCGGATCGCCGACCGCTGCGGTGCTGCTCGGCGGCCTGCTGATCTGGGGCCTGCAGCCGGGGCCGCTGCTGTTCGTCGAGCATAAGGACTTCGTCTGGGGCTTGATCGCCTCGATATATCTCGGCAACCTAGTGGGTTTGGCGATCGTGTTATCGACGGTTCCGCTGTGGGCGTCGATCATGCGCGTGCCGTTCTCGATCATCGCGCCTATCATCATCGTGGTCTGCGCCATCGGCTCGTATACGCTGTCGAACGCGCAGGCCGACCTTATCTTCATGGTGATGTTCGGCATTATCGGCTACTTGTTCAAGAAGCTGGACTATCCGCTGGCGCCCATGGTACTGGCGATCGTACTGGGCGGCCATGCCGAGAGATCGTTCCGCCAAGCGATGATCGGGTCGCAAGGTGACCTTTCGATCTTCTGGTCGAACGGGCTGGTCGGGACCATCACTGCGCTCAGCATGCTCATGCTGTTCTGGCCTCTCATTTCGATGATGTGGCGCAAAATACAAGCTGCGGCGAGATCCGGCGCATTTTCGTAG